The genomic DNA CAAAAAGTCTTCCGCCACCCCCTTCGCGGGTTCACCACCCAGCTGGACACGGCCGTTGAGCTGCTGCAGCGTGGCAAGGTCGAGCTTGGCGAAGACCGGCTTCAGCAGCGTCTCGATCTCCGGATGCTCCTTGAGCACCTGCTCACGGATGATCGGCGCGGGCTGGTAGACGGGCTGCACGGCCTTGTCATCCTCGAGCACGACAAGGCCGGAGGGCTGGATGCCGCCATCGGTGCCGTAGACCATGGCGGCGTTTGCGCCGTTGGTCTGATTGGCGGCGGCGGCGATGGTCGCCGCCGTGTCGCCGCCGGAAAGCGTGATCAACTGGTCCGGCTTAAGCTTGAAGCCGTAAGTGGTCTGGAAGGCCGGCAGGGCCGCAGCCGAATTGACGAACTCGGCCGAGGCGGCCAGCACCACCTTGCCGCCGCCGGAGACGTATTTGCCGAAGTCCGACAGCGTAGCCAGCTTGTTCTCGTCGACCACTTCCTTGCGCAGCGCGATCGCCCAGGTGTTGTTGGCGGGCGACGGCGACAGCCAGACGATCTTGTTGGCGTCATAGTCGAGCTTCTTGGCGGTTTCGTAGGCCTTGGCGGCGTCCTTCCACACCGGGTCGTCCGCCTTCTGGAAGAAGAAGGCGGCATTGCCGGTATACTCGGGATAGATGTCGATCTCGCCGGCGGTGATCGCTTTGCGCACAACCGGCGTCGCGCCTAGTTGAATGCGGTCCGTGGTCTTGATGTTGTTGGCGTTCAGAACCAGCTCGATGATGTTGCCGAGCACGCCGCCTTCGGTGTCGATCTTCGAGGAGACCACCACCTGAGCGTGCGCCGAGGCTGTGGCGATGCCGAATGCGATCGCCGCTGCGGCGAGCTTTCCGATTGAAAACATTGTGAAAATCCCTTGCTGTGAGCCGATAGACTGGTGGCCGCATATGAGCATGGCTTTAACGCGCCGTCGGGGTACACGGTTTCATAACTAAGGAGATGCACGCAATAATTTTGTTCCCGGCGCGAACGGGTGCGCCACGCCGGGTCCCGACAGCGTCGTGTCAGCTTCGACGTCGCGGCCTTTCAGAGGCGCATAGGACGCTGGGCGCCTCGATTTGGTGCATGATCCCTTCCGGCGGAAGCCCGGCACAGACGTGCCGCGCCTTGATTATTGCTTTTGTGCGTTTCGTATTCTGGAGCGGTTCAGCGTTTGGTAGAATCGCTGAACCGCTCTAACCATTTGTTTTTACGCAATTCCGGACGGAAAACCGTTACACACTTTTCCTGGAATTGCTCTAGCCGCTGCGCGCTTTTGGGCGACACACCTTATGTTGCCGGCGGTCGATAACGGATCGACTTCGCCTTGCCGAGAGCTTCAATCGTCTCCTCGACGCTGAGGAGAACGGTGGTCTCGAACGAACTCAGCGCGCCGCCGGCACCGATGGCGAGAGCGACGGCGGCCATCGACACATTGTCCGGCGCCTCCCAGAGATTCCAGCCATCGTGTTCGCCGAAAGCGTACCAGAACCCGTGCAGCTTTCCGCCCGCAGACTCAATGTACGAACGAGCCGCGTTGCGCCGGTCCTCGGGATTTTCGATCATCCGCGCCCACGTCTCGGGTGTATAGCTGAAGCGCGTGAGATACATTGCCATGGTTCGCTCCTCCGTCAGAGTCACTCCCCTCAGGCAAATTTACCGCTCAAACCGGAAAGGCGCGAATCATTTCCGTATCCTGGAACCGGCAGGTGTGCGGAGGATGGGTTCCACAGCATCGGCCGCGGCCGATCCCGACTTCCAGCGTCATATGCCGGGTCGGCGCAATCCCGTGATCCTCAAGGCGCCGAGCGCCAGGAAGCAGAGCGCAACAACCGGGAACACGACCCAGTTCAGCATGGTCCAGCCCCAGGCATTGTAGACCGCGCCCGACATCAGCGAAGCGAAGGCGACGGAGCCGAACAGGACGAAGTCGTGAAAACCCTGCACCTTGCCTTTTTCGGATGGGTGGTAGCTCGCTGCGACCATGGCGGTCGCGCCGATGAAGCCGAAATTCCAGCCGAGGCCGAGCAGGATCAGCGCCGTCCAGAAATGCCAGAGCTCCAGGCCGGAAAGCGCCACCGCTGCGCAGCCGATGAGCAGAACCAGGCCGATGGCGACGATGCGTTCGGCGCCGAAGCGGTGGATCAGCGAACCGGTGAAGAAGCTCGGCCCGAACATCGCCATGACGTGCCAGGAAATGCCGAGCGTGGCATCGTCGGTCGAGAGCCCGCAGCCGACCATGGCGAGCGGCGCGCCGGTCATGACGAAGCTCATCAGCGCATAGGCGCAGACGGCGCAGAATAGTGCCGCGACGAAGCGCGGCTGGGTGGCGATCTCGACCAGCGGGCGGGCGTCGCTTGCGGCGGTTTCCGCGGAGCCGCTTTTACCTGTGGAAATGTGCAGGAAGGAAAGGACGACGGCGCCGACCGCTGCAAGGATCAGGATCGAGGCGAAGGATCCGGCAAACATCACCGGCGCCAGAAGCTCACGGGTGTAGATGACGATCTGCGGCCCGAGGATGGCGGTGACGATGCCGCCGGCCAGAACGAAGGAAATGGCGCGCGCCTTGAATTGCGGCGGCGCGTTATCGGCGGCGGCGAAGCGGAATTGCTGGACGAAGGCGCCGCCGACACCGATCACGCCGAGGCCGAAGGCGAACAGCCAGAAGCTCGCCTGAAAGAGCGCCAGCGTCGCGATCAGGCCGCCGAGCGCGGTGATGAGGGTGCCGGTCATGAAGCCGCCGCGATGGCCTAGCCGGCGGATGATCGCGGCTGCCGGCAGCGCGCCGAGCGCCACCCCGAGGTTGAAGCCGGTGACCGGCGCCGTCGCCAGCGATTTGTCGGGGCCGAGCAGATATTGGCCGGCAAGCGCCCCGAGCGAAATGGCAATGGGTGCCGCGGAGCCGACGATCGCCTGCGCCGCGGCGAGCAGCAGCGCCGTGCGGCGCGCTTCGCGGCCGGCTCCGGCGACCACGGCCGTGGCGGCCGTCATGATGCGTCCTTGCCGCGTCCCTCGCCTCGCACCCGGCGCGAAACGCGATCGAGCACGGCATTGACCAGCTTCGGCTCATCCTCCTCGTAGAAGGCCTTGGCGATATCGACATATTCCGAGACGATGACGGCCACCGGCACGTCGTCCCGCTTCATCAGCTCATAGACGCCGGCGCGCAGGATGGCGCGCAGCGTCGAATCCAGCCGCGACAGCGGCCAGTCGTCGGTGAGCGCCTGGCGGATGACGGGATCGATGGTCTTCTGGTTGTCGACGACGCCGGTCAGGATGGCGCGGAACCATTGCGCGTCGGCCTCGCGATAGAGCGCGCCGTCGACTTCCTTGCCCAGCCGGAAGGCCTCGTATTCGGCGGTGATCTCGAAGACACCGCTGCCTGCCACATCCATCTGATAGAGCGCCTGGACAGCGGCAAGACGAGCGGCACCGCGCTTGTTGGCGTGGCGCACCGCACCGGTCTGGGCAGGCTCGGTCACGATTGGGCTCCGAATTTCTCTTTCAGCGCGATCATGGTCAGCGCCGCGCGCGCGGCGAAACCGCCCTTGTCGCCTTCAGTGCGGCGGGCACGCGTCCACGCCTGCGCGTCGTTCTCGGTGGTCAGGATGCCGTTGCCGATCGCGACCGCTTCCTGCACCGAAAGGTCCATCAGCGCACGGCTCGATTCGTTAGCGACGATGTCGAAATGATAGGTGTCGCCACGGACGATGGTGCCGAGCGCGACGAAGCCGTCATAGTGCGTGCCGCCTTCGGCGGCGCCATCCAGCGCGAAGGTAATGACGGCCGGTATTTCCAGCGAGCCGGGAACGGTGACGACGTCATAGGTAGCGCCGGCTTCGTCCAGCGCGCCGGTCGCGCCGTCGAGCAGCGCGTCGGCGAGGTCGTCGTGGAAGCGCGCCTCGACGATGAGCAGATGCGCCTTCGCCTTCGGACGAATGAACGCTTTGCCGTGTTGGGATATGCCAGCCATAAAAGTCTCCGGGGGATTGCCGGTGACTTAGGCCGAAGCCGGATTGATCGCAAGCACAAGATTGCTGCAATTGGCCGTCAGACGCCAGTAGCCTCGCGATAGCGACGCACCGTATCGCGCAGACGGTCATTCACCGGCCGCGGATTGACCAAGGCCTCAACGAACACCCTGCAATCGTTGACCGACAGATCGAGACCCGCTGGTCCTCAATGCTGAGCTTTTCCTCCTGCATGGACCCGGTTGCATTCTTGGTCATCACAACCCTTCTTTCGCGGCCTCCACAAGACGCGCGGCATAGCGGGCCATGGTGTCGATCTCGATGTTGACGCGGTCGCCGGCCTGGCGCTCGCCCCAGGTGGTGACGCTCAGCGAGTGGTGGATCAGAAGAACGTCGAAGCGAGTGCCTTCAACCTTGTTGACGGTGAGCGAGGTGCCGTCGAGCGCGACGGAGCCTTTCGGCGCGATGAATTTCGCGAGATGCCGCGGCGCCTCCAGCGTGAAGCGCACGGCGTCGCCCTCCTCCTTGCGCTCGACGATTTCTGCCGTGCCGTCGACATGGCCGGAGACGATGTGGCCGCCGAGCTCGTCGCCGATCTTCAGCGCCCGTTCAAGATTGATCCTGGCGCCGGATTTCCAGCTCGACGCGGTAGTCAGCCTGAGCGCTTCTTCCCAGGCCTCGACCTCGAACCAGCGCGCGTTCGAGCCATGCTCGGGAAGCGCCGTCACGGTCAGGCAGACGCCGCCGCAGGAGATCGAGGCGCCGATCGCAATGGTCTCGGGGTCGTAGGAGGTATCGATGCGCAGGCCGACGCCTTCGCTGAGCGGCTTCACCGCGGCCACGGTCCCGACGTCGGTGACAATTCCAGTAAACATCAATCTCGGTCTTTCCGTCTGACCATGATCTTACCCAAAAACCGGTTCCCAGCTTTTGGGATCATGGTCGTACCCATTCGGCGTAGCTGTCCTCGCCGAAGCGCATCTCGCGCAATTTGCGGAAACCCGGCGGGATATGGTCGGCGTCGATAGGCGATGCAATGCCGTCCTCGCCGATTGCTTCCGGCCCCTGGAACAGGACGATACGGTCGACCAGGTCTTCCTCCAGAAAGGCCTTGGCCACCTTGGCGCCGCCCTCCACCAGCACGCTTGCCATGCCGAGCGCGGCCAAATCCTCCAGCAGTTCCGGCAGGGCCACTTCACTTTCGTACGTTTCCGTACCGATAAAATGCACGCCAGCGCGTTCGAGCGCGGCCCGCCGGTGCGGGTCCGCCTCGGGGCACGCCGCGACATAGAGCGGAACACGGTCAACGCCGGACACCAGCTTGCATGTCTCCGGCAACCGGATCTGGCGATCGAGGATGATGCGCGCCGGCGAGCGGTTCTCCAGCCCCGGCAAGCGCACGGTCAGAGCCGGATCGTCCTCGAGCGCGGTACCGATGCCGACCAGGATGGCATCGGCCTCGGCGCGCATCAGATAGACCTCGCGCCGCGCGATCTCGCCGGTGATGGCAACCTGGCCGGCGCCTCTCCTGCCGATCTTGCCATCGCTGGAAAGCGCAAGCTTCAGGATCACTTCCGGGCGTTTCTTCAGAGATCGAATCAAATAGCCGGCCATCTGCTCGGCGGCCTCGGTGGCCAGCACCTTCTCCGCCACCTCGATGCCGGCGGCGCGCAGGATGGCATAGCCCTTGCCGGAGACGCGCGGATCGGGATCGCTGGCAGCACCCACGACGCGCGCGATGCCGGCATTGACCAGCGCGTTGGCGCAAGGCGGCGTGCGGCCATGGTGGGCGCAAGGCTCCAGGGTGACATAGGCAGTGGCGCCGTGCGCAAGCTCACCGGCCTCGGCCAGGGCCTCGGTCTCGGCATGCGGCCGGCCGCCGATAGCGGTGACGCCGGTGCCGACGACCATCGGACCGGCGCCGTCGTCGCGCACGACAATCGTGCCGACGGAAGGGTTGGTGGAGGTGCGGCCGGCATTGCGGCGCGACAGCCTCAGCGCCGCGGCCATGTAACGACGATCCAGAGCCGCCTGATCGGCCTCGCTCAGTCGCGGTCCTGCCATGATCAGCCGGCGTCCTCTTCGGTTTTTTCCTCGTCGCCCTTCAGCTCGCCCAGCAATTCGTGGAAATCCTTGGCTTCGCGGAAGTTGCGGTAGACAGAGGCAAAGCGGACATAGGCGACGTCGTCGAGCGATTTCAGCGCCTCCATGACCAGGCGGCCGACCTCGCCGGAGGCCACTTCCGTCTCGCCGGAACTTTCGAGCTGACGCACGATGCCGGTCACAGCGCGGTCGATGCGCTCGGGATCGACGTTGCGCTTGCGCACCGCGATCTCGACGGAGCGCAGGAGCTTGTCGCGATCGAACGGCACCTTGCGGCCGGACTTCTTGATGACGACGAGGTCGCGCAGTTGCACGCGCTCGAAGGTGGTGAAGCGGCCGCCGCAATCCGGACAGACGCGGCGCCTGCGGATCGCAGCGCCATCCTCGGCGGGGCGCGAATCCTTCACCTGCGTATCTTCGGACTGGCAATAAGGGCAGCGCATGGAAAGCCTTGGGTTCGCGATTCTATGGGCGAAAGGCTTAGAGCCTTTTATGCCTCAGAGATAGCGAGGCGCGAGCAAGATTGCCAGCGCCCTGCCCTGAACGCTCCGTCGCCTCAGGGCGCGACATCCTTCGTGGCGAAGCCGCAGGACGTGCCGAGGTTGCGATAGGCCTTGGTGAAGCCGTCCATCGGGATGCTGGCGACCGTCTGCTTGCCGAAAACGACATCGAGCGAGGTGACTTTGCGCATGGCTCGCAGCAGCGCGAGACTGGTCTTGGCCTGGTTGTCGACCATCCAGCTCGGACGGCCGTTGACGGCATCGGTGGAAGAGACCGCCGCGGAAACCTTGATGCCGGGGTCGCCAAATGTCGCTGCGATGCTCTTGCCGGTCGGCAGGTCCTTGTTGTCGACGGTGATCATGATGGCGGGATAGGCATCGGGCGGCAGCGCGTCGCCGTTCGAGATCGAAAGCGTCAGCGTGCCCGCGCTGCCATTGCCGTCGACGAAAGCGGTCGAAGCCGCGCAGGTCTTGCGCGCGTCCTGCCCGGTATCGAGCGTATCGATGATCGTGGTCCACCCGCCGAAAGTGTTGGTGGCCGGCAAATTCGGATCCGGCTGCGTTTGCTCCTGTGCAAGCGCGCCCGATACGGCAAAGCCGGCCAGCGAACCAAGCAGGACCAGGGCAGCGGGACGAAAAGTGCGCATCATCAAGCCTCCAGTTCGGAGCGCCGTCCAGTCAGGACGACGCAATGCCGGCGGATAAAAGATGATGCGCAGCGCCCGGTCAACCGAGATAAGGATAGAGCGGGAAACGATCCGTCAGCGCCGTGACCTTGGCCTTTACGGCGGCCTCGACGGCGGCATTGCCCTCGTCGGAATTCGCCACCTTCAGCCCATCCAGCACCTCGGCGATCAGCTTGCCGATCTCGCGGAATTCGGCCTGGCCGAAGCCGCGCGTGGTGCCGGCAGGCGTGCCGAGACGGACACCGGAGGTGACGAAGGGCTTTTCCGGGTCGAAAGGGATGCCGTTCTTGTTGCAGGTGATGTTGGCCCGGCCAAGGGCCGCCTCGGCACGCTTGCCGGTGGCGTTCTTCGGTCTGAGGTCGACCAGCATCAGATGATTGTCGGTGCCGCCCGAGACGATATCGAGGCCGGTTTCCTGCAGGCTCGAAGCCAGCGCCTTGGCGTTGGCGACGATGCTTTCGGCATAGGCCTTGAAGCTCGGCTTCAGCGCCTCGCCGAGCGCCACCGCCTTGGCGGCGATGACATGCATCAGCGGACCGCCCTGCAGACCGGGGAACACCGCCGAATTCATCTTCTTGGCGATCTCCTCGTCGTTGCACAGGATCATGCCGCCGCGCGGGCCACGCAGCGACTTGTGCGTGGTCGTGGTCACGACATGGGCATGGGGCAGCGGCGACGGGTGCATGCCGCCAGCGACGAGGCCGGCGATGTGGGCCATGTCGACCATCAGGTAGGCACCGATCGAATCGGCGATCTCGCGGAAACGCTTCCAGTCCCAGGTGCGCGAATAGGCAGTGCCGCCGGCCAGGATAAGCTTCGGCTTGGTCTCATGCGCGGTCTTTTCGATCGCGTCCATGTCGAGCAGATGGTCGTCCTTGCGCACGCCGTAGGAGACGACCTTGAACCACTTGCCGCTCATGTTGACCGGCGAGCCGTGGGTGAGATGGCCGCCGGAATTCAAGTCGAGGCCCATGAAGGTGTCGCCGGGCTGCAGCAGCGCCAGGAACACGGCCTGGTTCATCTGGCTGCCGGAATTCGGCTGGACGTTGGCGAAGTTGCAGCCGAACAGCTTTTTCGCGCGCTCGATGGCCAGTTCCTCGGCCACGTCGACGAACTGGCAACCGCCATAGTAGCGCTTACCCGGATAGCCCTCGGCATATTTGTTGGTCATGATCGACCCTTGAGCCTCGAGCACGGCGCGGGACACGATGTTCTCCGAGGCGATCAGCTCGATCTCATGGCGCTGGCGGCCAAGCTCGTTGCGGATAGCGCCGAAAATTTCCGGATCGGCATCGGCAAGCGTGGTCTCAAAGAAGGATTCGAATTTGCTGGAGGCTGCCGCGGCATTTGACATGGCTTGCTTTCCCTTGGGGCCGGAGGTCTTGCGAGGTCGCCGCGCATTAACACAGTTGTTCGGAGCCCGCCACGTTTGCGGCGCGAAATTTGCTGGCCGGATTGCGCCAAGCAAATCGACCGAACCGTTATTTCCTGCCCTGCCGGCTCTTGAGCAGGGCTTCGGTCAGCGTGATCTCGGAAAGCAGCGCCCGCATCGTATGGTCGTTGATCTCGCGGCTGCGGAACATGGCGCGCACGGCGGCGCGCTCCGCCTCGATGCCGGCATGCCTCAGCTCGAGTTCCAGCCGCCCGGCTTCACGAGCCTCGGCGCGCGCCTCTTCGGCCTCGTCGGACGCCGCGATGCGGCGTCGGTAGCCGGCAACGATGCTGTCGGCAACCGCGAGCCGGGCCTCGGCCACCTCGCCCTCTTCGCCGCCGTTGCCGGCGAGACTTTCTATCCTGGCGATGGCCGCGTTGGCAGCGCCGACACGCGCCCGGCGTTCTTCCGCCGCGCCCGGATCCTCGCCCGGCTCGACCAGCCCGCGCGCGATCCTCGGCAAAGCGAGGCTGGCGATGACCAGCGAGCAGATGATGACGCCGGCGGCGAGAAAGATCACCACATCTCTAGCCGGAAAGGGCGAGCCGTCCTGCAGCGCGAGCGGCAGCGACAGGATGCCGGCCAGCGTGATCGCCCCGCGCACACCGGCCACCGACCCGGCAAGCCTGACACGGAAACCAAAGGGCTCGGCTTCGCGCTTGCCGAGCCGTGCGGCGATCCCAGTGGCCATGTCGCCGATCCAGATCCAGAGGAAGCGCAGGCCGATCAGGCAGAGCGTCAAAATGAGCACGGTCAGCGCCGGCTCGAACAGCCAGTGCCGGCTGGTGAGCTCCGGCGGAACCTTGCGGATGATGTCTGGAAGCTGCAGGCCAAGCAGGATGAAGAGAGCGCCATTGAAGACGAAGGTCAGTGTCGACCATAGCGACATCGCCTGAATGCGCCCCGAGACCGCCAGATAGCGGAAAATGCCGGACGTCCCGGTGAGCAGGCCCGCCGTGACCGCGGCCAGGATGCCGGAGGCGCCGGCATGCTCGGCGATCAGATAGGCGACGAAGGGCAGCAGGATCATGACCAGCACCTGCGCCTCCGCCGGCGTGCCGCCGATGCGGCCAAGGATTTGCAGCGCCTTGGCGGCGATGAACAGCGCCGCGATGCCGGCAAGGATGCCGACGGCCACGGCATAGACGAAGCTCAGCGAGGCGGCGGCGAAGGAGAAGCTGCCGGTCAGCGCCGCTGCTACGGCGAAGCGGAACATGACCAGGCCGGAGGCATCGTTGAGCAGGGATTCGCCTTCCAATATATGCATCAGCCGCGCCGGAACGACATTGCGGTCGACGATCGAGGACACGGCGACCGCATCGGTCGGCGACAGCACGGCGGCTAAAGCGAATGCAACCACAAGCGGGATGCTCGGCACCAGCCAATGCAGGGCGTAGCCGAAGCCGACAATGGTGAAGAAAACCAATCCGATCGCAAGATCGAGGATCGGCCCTCGCAGCTCGATCAGCTCCCGCTTCGGCGCCGCGAAGGCATCGCCGAACAGAAGCGGCGGGATGAACACCAGGAGGAACAGCTCCGGATCGATCTCGACATGCAGGCCGCGCGCCGGCCAGGCAAGGGCGGCGCCGATGGCGATCTGCAACACCGGCAGCGGCACCCGCACCAGCCGCATCAGCGCGCCGGAAAGCGCCACGAAAGCAAGCACGACGAGGATGAAGACGGCGACGTCCATGATGCGATTCCGGCTCCCAGGCCGACCATGCGCAATTGCCGGCGTCGCGTCCAGACAGGCGGCTGGGTATTGCTTTGCAGAACCAACGGCTGATCCAAACAAAAAAGGCCGCTTCTAGAGCGGCCTTTTCATATTTAATATCAGTCGCTTACAGCGCAGACGTGATCTGCAGCTCGCTGTTGCCGTCGAGGCCGTAAATGTCGTCGCGGAACTGCACGACGCCGGTCCCGGTCGACCACGCGGACAGATAGAGGAAGTGGACCGGCACCGGATTGACGACCTGAACCGGCGTGTTCTCGCCGGTCTTGATGGTGGCCTCGAAATGCTGGCGATCCCAGCCAGGCGTGTCGCGCAGGATCCAGGTGACGAGGTCGCGCACGTTCTGGACGCGCACACAGCCGGAGGAGTCGAAGCGCATCAGCTTGCCGAACAGGCTCTGCTGCGGCGTGTCGTGCATATAGACGCCGTCCGGGCTCGGGAAGTTGATCTTGACCGAGGCCATGGCGTTGCCGACGCCCGGATCCTGGCGGAAACGGTACTTGGCGGCATCGTCCGTCGACCAGTCGACGGTCATCGGATCGACCTCGCTGCCGTCCGGCGCGAACAGCCGGATGTGGCTCTCCTCGAGGTATTTGGGGTCCTTCCGCATCAGCGGAATGATGTCCTTGCGCACGATCGAGACCGGCGCGTTCCAGTACGGATTGACGATGATCTCGTTGATCTTGGAATTCACGATCGGCGTCTGGCGGTCGATCTTGCCGACGATCGCGGTGTGGCGAAGGACCACGCGCTCGTTCTCGACGGCCTCGATCTGTGCGGCCGGAATGTCGACCAGCACATAGCGGCTGCCGAGCGTGCCGGCCTTTTCCTTCAGGCGCTGCAGGTTGGTCTGCAGCTGGCCGAGCCGGATCTGCGCCGAAACGTTCATCGCCGCATACGTGTATTTGCCCATCGCGCCATCGGCCGGCAGGCCGTGGCGAAGCTGGAAGCGCTTGACCGCCGAGTCGACATAGGAATCGAAGGCCGTAGAGATACCGGCGCTCTGCGACAGGTCGCCCGAGATCATCAGCCGCTTGCGCAGCGGCACGACATCCGGATCGTCGACGCCGAGCTGAAGCTTCTTGGTTGCCGGAACCTGTTCCCAGCCGCCTTGGCCTACGATGTTCTGATACTGCGCCACCGCCTGCTCGGTGAAGGCGACGGTCTGCAGACTGAAGATCGGCAGCGTCGAGGCAACCTTGCCGGTCTGACTGGCGCGGGCATCGAACTGGTCGTCCCAGTTGCCGCGGGCCGAGGATTTCAGGATATCCCCGACCACATCCTGCGCGCTGGCATGGCCGGCGACAACAGCGGCGGCGAGCGCGGAGGCACCGGTCAGGAAGAAACGGCGGCTGGTTCTCATGGACGTTCCAGACATTCTAGCTGTATCAAATCTCGCTCAGTTCGCTCTACCGGCGGGTTGCCCGCACTCTAAGGTTGGCAATCTTAACAATTAGCCAACCATGTCCCGCATTGTCCGGCCGCCAGAAACGCGCGGCCGCCGCGCCGGTTCCCATGAGCGCAGGTCATTGGCCCGCAGCATCACCCGTATTCTCGCTTTCACCGTGATTATGGCGGCAACGTGGCCTTGGTCCGCGATTTGCAGAAGGCGGGATCATGAAAGGATAAGGACCGGTGCTTTTCGGCACCGGTCCCTGACAGTTCCCTCCGGCCTCGCTTCTTCGGCGCGACTTCAATGTCTCAAGCGCCGGAAGCGGCTTACATGCGGTAAGCGATCGTATCGTTCCAGAAGCGATCCAGCCGCTGCAGGGCGCGGTTCATCTGCTTGAACTCGTCGGTGTTGATGCCGCCGACCGCCTCGATCGAGCCGACATGGCGCTCGTAGAGACCGGCGACGACGTCGGCCACGTCGTTGCCCTTCGGCGTCAGCGAGACGCGGACCGAACGGCGGTCGATGCGCGAGCGCTGGTGGTTGATGAAGCCGAGGTCGACCAGCTTCTTCAGATTGTAGGAGACGTTCGAACCGAGATAATAACCGCGCGAGCGCAGCTCGCCGGCGGTCAGCTCCGAATTGCCGATGTTGAACAGCAGCAGCGCCTGGATGGCGTTGATGTCGGAGCGGCCGTTGCGGTCGAACTCGTCCTTGATCACGTCAAGCAGGCGGCGATGCAGACGCTCCACCAGCTGCAGCGATTCCATGTACAGCGAACGGATCGCCTCGCGGCGGTCGTCGGATACGTTGGCGGTCTTCGCCGCCGGACGCGAATTGATCATTGTCTTTGCCTCTCGTTTGTCGCCCGGTGATTTTTTGTTCTTCACCTTGATCGCGACACTATCGAATACTCATAAAATTCGACTTAAACGCCAGGGCTAACAAGAGCTTACCGGTAAGAGGTTTCGAAAGAG from Mesorhizobium sp. M1E.F.Ca.ET.045.02.1.1 includes the following:
- a CDS encoding ABC transporter substrate-binding protein — encoded protein: MFSIGKLAAAAIAFGIATASAHAQVVVSSKIDTEGGVLGNIIELVLNANNIKTTDRIQLGATPVVRKAITAGEIDIYPEYTGNAAFFFQKADDPVWKDAAKAYETAKKLDYDANKIVWLSPSPANNTWAIALRKEVVDENKLATLSDFGKYVSGGGKVVLAASAEFVNSAAALPAFQTTYGFKLKPDQLITLSGGDTAATIAAAANQTNGANAAMVYGTDGGIQPSGLVVLEDDKAVQPVYQPAPIIREQVLKEHPEIETLLKPVFAKLDLATLQQLNGRVQLGGEPAKGVAEDFLKKNGFLK
- a CDS encoding GYD domain-containing protein, whose amino-acid sequence is MAMYLTRFSYTPETWARMIENPEDRRNAARSYIESAGGKLHGFWYAFGEHDGWNLWEAPDNVSMAAVALAIGAGGALSSFETTVLLSVEETIEALGKAKSIRYRPPAT
- a CDS encoding MFS transporter, which gives rise to MTAATAVVAGAGREARRTALLLAAAQAIVGSAAPIAISLGALAGQYLLGPDKSLATAPVTGFNLGVALGALPAAAIIRRLGHRGGFMTGTLITALGGLIATLALFQASFWLFAFGLGVIGVGGAFVQQFRFAAADNAPPQFKARAISFVLAGGIVTAILGPQIVIYTRELLAPVMFAGSFASILILAAVGAVVLSFLHISTGKSGSAETAASDARPLVEIATQPRFVAALFCAVCAYALMSFVMTGAPLAMVGCGLSTDDATLGISWHVMAMFGPSFFTGSLIHRFGAERIVAIGLVLLIGCAAVALSGLELWHFWTALILLGLGWNFGFIGATAMVAASYHPSEKGKVQGFHDFVLFGSVAFASLMSGAVYNAWGWTMLNWVVFPVVALCFLALGALRITGLRRPGI
- the nusB gene encoding transcription antitermination factor NusB, whose product is MTEPAQTGAVRHANKRGAARLAAVQALYQMDVAGSGVFEITAEYEAFRLGKEVDGALYREADAQWFRAILTGVVDNQKTIDPVIRQALTDDWPLSRLDSTLRAILRAGVYELMKRDDVPVAVIVSEYVDIAKAFYEEDEPKLVNAVLDRVSRRVRGEGRGKDAS
- the ribH gene encoding 6,7-dimethyl-8-ribityllumazine synthase, yielding MAGISQHGKAFIRPKAKAHLLIVEARFHDDLADALLDGATGALDEAGATYDVVTVPGSLEIPAVITFALDGAAEGGTHYDGFVALGTIVRGDTYHFDIVANESSRALMDLSVQEAVAIGNGILTTENDAQAWTRARRTEGDKGGFAARAALTMIALKEKFGAQS
- a CDS encoding riboflavin synthase, producing MFTGIVTDVGTVAAVKPLSEGVGLRIDTSYDPETIAIGASISCGGVCLTVTALPEHGSNARWFEVEAWEEALRLTTASSWKSGARINLERALKIGDELGGHIVSGHVDGTAEIVERKEEGDAVRFTLEAPRHLAKFIAPKGSVALDGTSLTVNKVEGTRFDVLLIHHSLSVTTWGERQAGDRVNIEIDTMARYAARLVEAAKEGL
- the ribD gene encoding bifunctional diaminohydroxyphosphoribosylaminopyrimidine deaminase/5-amino-6-(5-phosphoribosylamino)uracil reductase RibD; the encoded protein is MAGPRLSEADQAALDRRYMAAALRLSRRNAGRTSTNPSVGTIVVRDDGAGPMVVGTGVTAIGGRPHAETEALAEAGELAHGATAYVTLEPCAHHGRTPPCANALVNAGIARVVGAASDPDPRVSGKGYAILRAAGIEVAEKVLATEAAEQMAGYLIRSLKKRPEVILKLALSSDGKIGRRGAGQVAITGEIARREVYLMRAEADAILVGIGTALEDDPALTVRLPGLENRSPARIILDRQIRLPETCKLVSGVDRVPLYVAACPEADPHRRAALERAGVHFIGTETYESEVALPELLEDLAALGMASVLVEGGAKVAKAFLEEDLVDRIVLFQGPEAIGEDGIASPIDADHIPPGFRKLREMRFGEDSYAEWVRP
- the nrdR gene encoding transcriptional regulator NrdR, with protein sequence MRCPYCQSEDTQVKDSRPAEDGAAIRRRRVCPDCGGRFTTFERVQLRDLVVIKKSGRKVPFDRDKLLRSVEIAVRKRNVDPERIDRAVTGIVRQLESSGETEVASGEVGRLVMEALKSLDDVAYVRFASVYRNFREAKDFHELLGELKGDEEKTEEDAG
- the glyA gene encoding serine hydroxymethyltransferase, producing MSNAAAASSKFESFFETTLADADPEIFGAIRNELGRQRHEIELIASENIVSRAVLEAQGSIMTNKYAEGYPGKRYYGGCQFVDVAEELAIERAKKLFGCNFANVQPNSGSQMNQAVFLALLQPGDTFMGLDLNSGGHLTHGSPVNMSGKWFKVVSYGVRKDDHLLDMDAIEKTAHETKPKLILAGGTAYSRTWDWKRFREIADSIGAYLMVDMAHIAGLVAGGMHPSPLPHAHVVTTTTHKSLRGPRGGMILCNDEEIAKKMNSAVFPGLQGGPLMHVIAAKAVALGEALKPSFKAYAESIVANAKALASSLQETGLDIVSGGTDNHLMLVDLRPKNATGKRAEAALGRANITCNKNGIPFDPEKPFVTSGVRLGTPAGTTRGFGQAEFREIGKLIAEVLDGLKVANSDEGNAAVEAAVKAKVTALTDRFPLYPYLG